The Metabacillus schmidteae genome has a segment encoding these proteins:
- a CDS encoding DUF3219 family protein — translation MVSEIMLNDTTISITNYEEKTKNNLMQISFDFLVTSDKYHEITTLLYKSEFDVKIQEKNLSFHGVINNYSTSLTNLYKENQVSRFSLQIIEQEN, via the coding sequence ATGGTATCTGAAATTATGTTAAACGATACAACTATATCTATAACCAATTACGAAGAAAAAACGAAAAATAACCTTATGCAAATATCTTTTGATTTTCTAGTTACAAGTGATAAATATCATGAAATCACGACTTTACTTTATAAAAGCGAGTTTGATGTGAAAATACAGGAAAAAAATCTTTCTTTTCATGGTGTAATTAATAATTATTCCACTTCCTTAACAAACTTGTATAAGGAAAACCAAGTATCTCGTTTTTCATTGCAAATCATAGAACAGGAAAACTAG
- the bluB gene encoding 5,6-dimethylbenzimidazole synthase, whose amino-acid sequence MFSNEEKDALYKVIATRRDVRSFKCDPVPPDAVHRILVAAHQAPSVGFMQPWNFILIDSDDLKHKLAWAADKERRALAIHYEEDKRASSFLQLKIEGIKEAPITICVTCDPTRGGAHVLGRNSIPETDMLSTACAIQNMWLASCVEGIAMGWVSFYKKADVRDILKIPPHIDPVALISLGYTDVYPKAPILETAKWEKRQSLQNLIYKNKWGELVE is encoded by the coding sequence TTGTTTTCTAATGAAGAAAAAGATGCTTTGTACAAAGTAATTGCAACGAGAAGAGATGTGCGAAGCTTTAAATGTGATCCTGTACCACCCGATGCTGTCCATAGGATTTTGGTAGCAGCTCATCAAGCACCTTCTGTAGGGTTTATGCAGCCTTGGAATTTCATTTTAATTGATTCTGATGATTTGAAGCATAAATTAGCTTGGGCTGCGGATAAAGAAAGAAGAGCTCTTGCCATTCACTATGAAGAAGATAAGCGGGCATCATCATTTCTTCAATTAAAAATTGAAGGAATTAAAGAAGCTCCTATTACCATATGTGTTACATGTGATCCAACTAGAGGCGGAGCCCATGTGTTAGGGAGAAATTCAATTCCGGAAACTGATATGTTGTCAACTGCCTGTGCCATTCAAAATATGTGGTTAGCTTCATGTGTTGAAGGTATCGCAATGGGTTGGGTAAGTTTTTATAAAAAAGCAGATGTTCGTGATATCTTAAAAATACCGCCACATATCGATCCTGTTGCACTCATTTCTCTAGGCTACACAGATGTTTATCCTAAGGCACCCATTTTAGAAACAGCAAAATGGGAAAAGAGACAATCATTACAAAACTTAATTTATAAAAACAAATGGGGGGAATTAGTAGAATAA
- a CDS encoding TRAP transporter permease produces MSNKEEIKTLTEEEQQALLEKYDPEAGTRKLTGIIGWIAFLGLLAFSLFQLYTAIFGVFTAQIQRTVHLGFALSLIFLLFPANRKKRQKGKLQIAWYDGILALLSVAVGAYWPLFFNDLVMSVGRLSTLDFVVGIIAIILVLEATRRAVGLPITIIAILFLLYGIYGQYMPGFLAHRGLSLERLVQTMFFTTEGILGTPLAVSSTFIFLFLLFGAFLVKTGVGQYFNDLAVSIAGRRIGGPAKVAIFSSALQGTISGSSVANVVTSGSFTIPMMKKLGYKKEFAGAVEAAASTGGQLMPPIMGAAAFLMVEFIGGGITYWEIAKAAAIPAVLYFAGIWIMTHFEAKRIGLRGLTKEEMPDRKEVVKKIYLLLPIVSVIVLLMSGVIVTHAALYSILIAILVGLINKETRMGPKEFVLALVDGARSALGVAAATAAAGIIVGIVTKTGLGLKMANGLIDLAGGYLIPTLMLTMLAALVLGMGSPTTANYVITSTIAAPAIILLGVPDLSAHLFVFYFGIIADITPPVALAAFAAAGVAGGEPLRTGVNSAKLAIAAFIIPYIFVLSPQLLMIDTTWLELVWVIITAFSGMIAIGAGIIGYWFRKLHWAERIIAIITGLLLIYPEGISDITGIIAFVTLLALQIFWKRNKESTLKMSN; encoded by the coding sequence GTGAGTAATAAAGAAGAAATAAAAACTTTAACCGAAGAAGAGCAACAGGCCCTTTTAGAGAAGTATGATCCTGAAGCTGGTACAAGGAAGCTTACTGGAATTATTGGTTGGATAGCATTTTTAGGTTTATTAGCATTCTCCCTATTCCAATTATATACTGCTATTTTTGGAGTATTTACGGCTCAAATACAAAGAACCGTCCACTTAGGGTTTGCACTTTCCTTAATCTTTTTACTATTCCCTGCTAATCGAAAGAAGCGTCAAAAAGGAAAACTGCAGATAGCATGGTACGACGGAATTTTGGCCTTACTAAGTGTTGCTGTTGGAGCTTATTGGCCACTATTCTTTAATGATTTAGTTATGAGTGTCGGACGTTTATCAACTTTAGACTTTGTCGTTGGGATTATTGCGATTATACTTGTTTTGGAAGCAACAAGAAGAGCAGTTGGTTTACCTATTACCATCATTGCCATACTCTTTTTGTTATATGGAATCTATGGTCAATATATGCCTGGATTCTTAGCACATAGAGGATTATCTCTCGAACGTCTTGTTCAAACAATGTTCTTTACAACAGAGGGGATTTTAGGAACTCCTCTTGCTGTATCTTCAACTTTTATATTCTTATTCCTGTTATTTGGAGCTTTCCTGGTGAAAACAGGTGTAGGACAATATTTTAATGACTTGGCTGTTTCAATTGCCGGACGAAGAATTGGGGGACCTGCAAAAGTTGCCATTTTCTCTAGTGCCCTACAAGGAACCATAAGTGGAAGCTCAGTAGCAAACGTTGTTACATCAGGTTCCTTTACAATTCCAATGATGAAAAAGCTTGGATATAAGAAAGAGTTTGCTGGAGCAGTAGAAGCAGCAGCTTCGACCGGCGGCCAGCTAATGCCACCAATCATGGGTGCTGCTGCATTCCTTATGGTTGAATTTATCGGTGGCGGTATTACGTACTGGGAGATTGCAAAAGCAGCTGCAATTCCAGCCGTTCTCTACTTTGCTGGAATATGGATCATGACTCATTTTGAAGCAAAAAGAATTGGCTTACGTGGGTTAACAAAAGAAGAAATGCCTGATCGTAAGGAAGTAGTCAAGAAAATATACTTATTGCTGCCAATTGTTTCAGTAATAGTTCTATTAATGTCAGGCGTAATTGTTACACACGCTGCACTTTATTCTATTTTAATTGCGATTCTTGTTGGATTAATTAATAAAGAAACAAGAATGGGACCTAAAGAATTTGTATTAGCTCTTGTTGATGGTGCCCGTTCAGCATTAGGGGTTGCTGCAGCAACAGCAGCAGCAGGGATTATCGTAGGTATTGTAACGAAAACAGGTCTTGGGTTAAAAATGGCGAATGGGTTAATTGATCTTGCAGGGGGATACTTAATCCCTACATTAATGCTGACAATGCTGGCAGCATTAGTACTAGGAATGGGATCACCAACTACAGCTAACTATGTTATTACATCAACTATCGCTGCACCAGCTATTATTTTGCTTGGTGTACCTGACTTATCAGCTCACTTATTTGTGTTCTATTTTGGAATCATTGCAGATATTACACCTCCAGTTGCATTAGCAGCATTCGCAGCAGCAGGTGTTGCCGGAGGGGAACCATTACGAACCGGCGTAAATTCAGCAAAATTAGCCATTGCCGCCTTCATTATCCCGTATATATTTGTTCTTTCGCCACAGCTACTCATGATTGATACAACATGGCTTGAGCTAGTCTGGGTTATCATAACTGCATTCTCTGGTATGATTGCGATTGGTGCAGGTATCATTGGGTATTGGTTTAGAAAGTTACACTGGGCTGAACGGATTATAGCCATCATTACAGGATTGCTATTAATCTACCCGGAAGGAATTTCTGACATTACAGGTATCATTGCCTTTGTTACATTACTTGCGCTACAAATTTTTTGGAAACGAAATAAAGAGAGCACCTTAAAAATGTCAAATTAA
- a CDS encoding LLM class flavin-dependent oxidoreductase, with the protein MRLSILDQAPISSNQTPQDALKESKRLAQVGEQLGYTRFWIAEHHDLAGLACSAPEVMLSYIGANTKTIRIGSGAVLLPYYRPYKVAETYNMLATLFPNRIDIGIGRAPGGSAEATNALSDRFLQQVWDLPKSLEELLHFIYNDFPADHEYAKVKAAPIPETAPAPWLLGTSKKSALLAAETGMSYAFGQFMSENDGQDIIKQYRDSYKPKKEEHKPNVIVTVSAICADTTEIAEEIALSSLIWAIQKEKGEGNKGIPSVKKAKEYPLTEEEKHKVEKMKQKMIIGNQMEVKKKLLDLQASYQADEIMIVTITHSPEDRLTSYKLISKAFK; encoded by the coding sequence ATGAGACTAAGTATATTAGACCAGGCACCCATTTCATCAAATCAAACACCTCAAGATGCATTAAAGGAATCAAAGCGGCTAGCACAGGTTGGTGAGCAGCTTGGGTATACTCGTTTTTGGATAGCAGAACATCATGATTTAGCAGGGCTGGCATGCTCAGCACCTGAAGTGATGTTGTCTTATATAGGTGCAAATACTAAAACAATACGAATTGGTTCTGGAGCTGTATTATTGCCTTATTATAGACCCTATAAAGTAGCGGAAACATATAACATGCTTGCTACCTTATTTCCTAATCGAATCGATATTGGGATTGGCAGAGCACCAGGTGGTTCAGCAGAAGCAACAAATGCACTATCAGATCGATTTCTCCAGCAGGTGTGGGATTTACCAAAATCATTAGAGGAGTTACTGCATTTTATTTATAATGATTTTCCAGCAGATCATGAATACGCTAAGGTAAAAGCAGCTCCAATTCCAGAAACTGCACCTGCACCATGGCTTCTTGGAACTAGTAAAAAAAGTGCCTTATTAGCAGCAGAAACAGGAATGAGCTATGCATTTGGACAATTTATGAGTGAGAATGACGGCCAGGATATTATCAAACAATATCGTGATTCATACAAACCAAAAAAAGAAGAACATAAACCTAATGTTATCGTTACCGTATCTGCTATATGTGCAGACACGACTGAAATAGCAGAAGAAATTGCGTTAAGTTCATTGATATGGGCGATTCAAAAAGAAAAAGGAGAAGGAAACAAAGGAATTCCTTCAGTTAAAAAGGCGAAAGAGTATCCGTTAACAGAAGAAGAAAAGCATAAAGTAGAAAAAATGAAACAAAAAATGATCATTGGTAATCAAATGGAAGTTAAAAAGAAATTACTAGATCTACAAGCTTCTTATCAAGCTGATGAAATCATGATTGTCACGATCACACATTCACCAGAAGATCGATTAACTTCTTACAAGCTAATTTCAAAAGCATTCAAGTAA
- a CDS encoding M48 family metallopeptidase, producing the protein MKENQLVHKHEETLFIFCVITTCLAALYLLISIVGIFIFLVLGLISLFSHIISMSHIQLNGVRLRESQFPDLYEKVVNLSAKMELKNIPEVYILESGGLLNAFATKILAISGKNMVVLYSDFVDIAEESSDFDIDYIIAHELAHLKRNHISKSIFVSLAMWIPFLGTSYLRMAEYTCDRMAAYYTEKPQNAINGLLILAAGRRLYNKVNLNDYLEQYNEKKGFFATLTELLSTHPPIPKRIHEIETFINGGDNATVKLVSKHKQIIFIIVLVFFLLPGLFIGVTVGATLAISKLDFLSELADPYEYETGYEDVPLMQAIVDNDVETVEQLLEDGSDPNTINEYGESALMIAVMNERPDFVPILLEYGADPNHQDDYGWTPLISAVSAWDLESGKLLLESGADPMLQDTDGLSAIDHAIDYDNKEFIQLLESYSEDPNTF; encoded by the coding sequence ATGAAAGAAAATCAGTTAGTACATAAGCATGAAGAAACACTTTTTATCTTTTGTGTCATTACCACATGTTTGGCCGCTTTATATTTGCTTATATCTATCGTCGGAATATTTATTTTCCTGGTACTTGGTCTTATATCACTTTTTTCACACATCATCTCGATGTCACATATTCAGTTAAACGGGGTTAGACTTCGCGAATCTCAATTTCCAGATTTGTATGAAAAAGTTGTTAACTTATCTGCTAAGATGGAACTAAAAAACATACCTGAGGTTTATATCCTTGAATCTGGTGGATTATTAAATGCGTTTGCGACAAAAATTCTCGCAATATCAGGAAAAAACATGGTTGTTTTATATTCTGATTTTGTTGATATTGCTGAAGAATCTTCAGATTTTGATATCGATTATATCATTGCACACGAACTGGCTCATTTAAAACGTAATCATATTTCAAAAAGCATCTTTGTCTCTTTAGCTATGTGGATTCCTTTCTTAGGAACTAGTTATCTACGAATGGCTGAATATACTTGTGACCGTATGGCTGCTTATTATACAGAAAAGCCCCAAAATGCAATTAATGGTTTATTAATCTTAGCAGCAGGAAGACGGTTATATAACAAAGTCAACTTAAATGATTATTTAGAGCAGTATAATGAGAAAAAAGGGTTCTTTGCAACACTAACAGAATTATTGTCAACACACCCGCCAATTCCTAAGCGAATTCATGAAATCGAAACATTTATTAATGGTGGTGACAACGCAACTGTAAAATTAGTAAGCAAACACAAGCAAATTATTTTTATTATTGTGCTCGTTTTCTTCCTTTTACCAGGTTTATTTATTGGTGTGACTGTTGGAGCTACATTAGCAATTTCTAAGCTTGATTTCTTAAGTGAATTGGCAGATCCATATGAATATGAAACTGGATACGAAGATGTGCCATTGATGCAAGCAATTGTAGATAATGATGTGGAAACCGTTGAACAATTATTAGAGGATGGGTCAGATCCTAATACGATTAATGAATACGGGGAAAGTGCTCTTATGATTGCTGTTATGAATGAGAGACCTGATTTTGTTCCAATTCTTCTTGAATATGGAGCAGACCCGAACCACCAGGATGATTACGGATGGACACCGTTAATATCAGCTGTAAGTGCATGGGACCTTGAATCAGGAAAATTATTGCTGGAGTCTGGTGCCGATCCAATGTTACAGGATACAGATGGCCTGTCAGCTATTGATCATGCTATCGATTATGATAATAAGGAATTTATTCAATTACTTGAATCCTATTCAGAAGATCCTAATACGTTCTAA
- a CDS encoding NUDIX domain-containing protein: MNLSVNFCMKCGSKICIREIDGVERYACSSCEFVFWGDYSIGVGGLVIKDHKVLLVKRAHNPGKGYWTNPGGYIEQLESIEETVVREVKEETGITAKVNRIVALRDLPRQVHNVYIAFAMDYVEGDPIPDGIESDEAGFYSLDEIEEMNVAPFTRWLVKIAFEDVECGLQKDEKTILKDSILFSI, translated from the coding sequence ATGAATTTGTCAGTTAACTTTTGTATGAAATGTGGTTCCAAAATATGTATTCGTGAAATCGATGGTGTAGAAAGATATGCGTGCTCCAGCTGTGAGTTTGTCTTTTGGGGCGATTATAGTATCGGAGTTGGAGGTTTAGTGATAAAGGATCACAAAGTTCTCCTTGTGAAACGTGCTCATAATCCCGGTAAAGGATATTGGACAAATCCAGGTGGATATATTGAACAATTAGAAAGTATTGAAGAAACAGTTGTGAGAGAGGTTAAGGAAGAAACAGGGATTACGGCAAAAGTGAATCGAATTGTCGCACTGCGTGATCTTCCACGCCAAGTACATAATGTTTATATTGCCTTTGCTATGGATTATGTGGAAGGTGACCCGATACCTGATGGCATTGAGTCAGATGAGGCAGGTTTTTATAGTCTTGATGAAATTGAAGAAATGAATGTAGCCCCATTTACAAGATGGTTAGTAAAAATAGCGTTTGAAGATGTTGAATGTGGACTACAAAAAGATGAGAAAACAATCCTAAAAGATTCTATCCTTTTTTCAATATAA
- a CDS encoding GNAT family N-acetyltransferase has protein sequence MNIRDALLKERPLIRTQRIEAYSEHASVVSEEHWQALQTAISSEADAQPGVELIVAEIDGKIVGSVALFPPQSDAYEGLVEQVDYTEIRLLAVNSEARGQGIATALVSECINRTKNSGIDFIGLHTADFMKNAINLYKGLGFERVPKYDFEPANDGVIVKAFRLNIK, from the coding sequence ATGAATATTAGAGACGCATTACTAAAAGAAAGACCATTAATAAGAACACAAAGGATAGAGGCATATAGTGAACACGCAAGTGTCGTTTCTGAAGAACACTGGCAAGCTCTGCAAACTGCCATTTCATCTGAAGCCGATGCCCAACCTGGTGTAGAGTTAATCGTTGCAGAAATAGATGGAAAAATAGTTGGAAGTGTTGCATTGTTCCCGCCTCAATCTGATGCTTATGAAGGACTTGTTGAGCAGGTTGACTATACGGAAATTCGTTTGCTTGCAGTAAATTCTGAAGCTAGAGGTCAGGGGATTGCGACAGCACTTGTATCTGAATGTATTAATAGAACAAAGAATAGCGGCATTGATTTTATTGGATTACATACAGCTGATTTTATGAAAAATGCAATAAACCTATATAAAGGTTTAGGTTTTGAACGTGTACCTAAATATGATTTTGAACCTGCAAACGACGGTGTTATCGTAAAAGCTTTTCGACTGAATATAAAGTAG
- a CDS encoding alpha/beta-type small acid-soluble spore protein, with amino-acid sequence MARNKLVVPGAENALNSMKEEIANEFGVQLGADTTARANGSVGGEMTKRLVAMAENQLRNQ; translated from the coding sequence ATGGCAAGAAATAAATTAGTTGTGCCAGGTGCAGAAAATGCTCTTAATTCCATGAAAGAGGAAATCGCGAATGAATTTGGGGTACAACTTGGAGCCGATACGACCGCTCGCGCAAACGGTTCAGTTGGTGGGGAAATGACCAAGCGTTTAGTTGCTATGGCAGAAAACCAGCTTCGAAACCAATAA